Proteins found in one Chaetodon auriga isolate fChaAug3 chromosome 12, fChaAug3.hap1, whole genome shotgun sequence genomic segment:
- the LOC143329052 gene encoding zinc finger E-box-binding homeobox 1-like isoform X1, whose protein sequence is MADGPRCKRRKQANPKRSSVTDFNNGLEASSDSDDEDKLHIVEEDSLQEPEVANADGTTPQDGHDAAVAVLPHNGSLNGVKEECVSEEEEEEEVKDTLVEEILQQGDTAIIYPEAPEDEQSPAETGGADENGTPDSFSQLHTCPYCSRGYKRNASLKEHIKYRHETSEDNYSCSHCSYTFTYRSQLERHMSHHRGTREQRHVSQSTGGLEGTGGTRKFKCSECSKAFKYKHHLKEHLRIHSGEKPYECSNCKKRFSHSGSYSSHISSKKCVGAASPNGVPQLSIKSPPPTTQTTPVVIAPARVILKEKTESKPLQEQLPVTQIKSEPVEYECKTVMAAPATSAGTNGVVNGGTAQPAVVPAATLPQGVAMVVPTVGLMSPISINLNDLQNVLKVAMDGNVLRQVLGTANGVVTQGKQGIIVQQPQQQIISLPAFVDHDGTTKIIINYSISPAAATTATTQPAPPVAKNNPSPTVTAAAAPTPTKTDKPSTPEVADLTIVKTEPESVPIAETEAVTQTEVKTVQTSDAQTAPMPKVSSTSTCLLCDDCPDNLEALHLLQHRKAANGEAVDSAALDPSFADLLSEAGVTLEEPPVDDLLSLLKTYFASNANPSEEELAKISESVSIPVDVVRKWFAKMNSGKNVGKYRNNATAVSKKTETANSSSADASNQNGEAEEDGAQETSNKASPESGNAALSDSSPLSLNAGDLVIIKREPEDPEAPDSQAEPLDLSLPKHIAAALETKMAAPPVKQQEQPLNLTCLRKEQLESRTVYVTTPQTGRPVNIVTAAQLPTLVAIAGQGTVGCLSAINTTSKRTILIPQLTYTYATTAGSAAGAKTVVLNGHKQEKKPDSSSDSVSTAEEQNDADSATLMKKRRLENGVYPCDLCCKVFQKGSSLLRHKYEHTGKRPHECNVCKKAFKHKHHLIEHSRLHSGEKPYQCDKCGKRFSHSGSYSQHMNHRYSYCKKDGPDSGSGSGSRRAQSDLGSPGAGPQSDSRTTTPPSQLDSDERESEEDEDDEAMCMDDIRVVQVDDGECEIYEGNFDDDEEDGEEMVEEETTREEEAGKEKQDEEVVCDVVEIELGDDHMEDEEMEEGEEEEASADTEEMADCEADSDKSIREGSDGAEPAEEEVTNAK, encoded by the exons tgaaagaagagtgtgtgtcagaagaggaggaggaggaggaggtgaaggacacTCTAGTGGAGGAGATTCTCCAGCAGGGAGACACAGCCATCATCTATCCTGAAGCCCCAGAGGATGAGCAGAGTCCGGCAGAGACAGGAGGCGCTGATGAAAACG GCACCCCAGACTCCTTCTCCCAGTTGCACACTTGCCCCTACTGCTCCCGGGGCTACAAGCGCAACGCCTCGCTGAAGGAGCACATCAAGTACCGGCACGAGACCAGCGAGGACAACTACAGCTGCTCGCACTGCAGCTACACCTTCACCTACCGCTCGCAGCTGGAGAGGCACATGAGCCACCACAGGGGCACCAGGGAGCAG CGTCACGTGTCCCAGTCGACAGGAGGATTAGAGGGAACAGGTGGAACCCGCAAGTTCAAGTGTAGCGAATGTTCCAAGGCCTTCAAGTATAAGCACCACCTGAAGGAGCACCTGCGCATTCACAGCG GTGAGAAACCATATGAGTGCTCAAACTGCAAGAAGCGATTCTCCCACTCAGGCTCCTACAGCTCCCACATCAGCAGCAAGAAGTGTGTGGGTGCAGCATCTCCGAATGGCGTCCCTCAGTTGTCAATCAAATCCCCTCCACCCACCACCCAGACCACGCCGGTTGTAATTGCTCCAGCCCGCGTCATCCTTAAAGAGAAGACTGAAAGCAAACCCCTCCAGGAGCAGCTCCCCGTCACCCAGATCAAATCTGAACCTGTGGAATACGAGTGCAAGACGGTGATGGCGGCACCGGCGACCTCAGCCGGTACCAACGGAGTGGTGAACGGGGGCACGGCGCAGCCAGCTGTGGTTCCAGCTGCGACGCTGCCTCAGGGTGTGGCGATGGTCGTCCCGACGGTCGGCCTGATGTCGCCCATCAGCATCAATCTGAATGACTTGCAGAATGTGCTCAAAGTGGCGATGGACGGAAACGTGCTCAGGCAGGTGCTGGGTACCGCGAACGGGGTGGTGACGCAGGGCAAGCAGGGGATTATCGTgcagcagccccagcagcagATCATCAGCCTGCCGGCCTTTGTGGATCACGACGGCACCACAAAGATCATCATCAACTACAGCATCAGCCCCGCGGCCGCCACCACTGCCACTACCCAGCCCGCGCCGCCTGTTGCCAAAAACAACCCCTCCCCCACTGTCACCGCTGCTgcagcccccacccccaccaaaACAGATAAACCCTCAACCCCAGAGGTGGCCGACCTCACCATCGTGAAGACGGAGCCAGAATCAGTGCCCATCGCGGAGACAGAGGCAGTCACGCAGACAGaagtgaaaactgttcagaCTTCAGACGCCCAAACAGCTCCGATGCCAAAAGTCAGCAGCACCAGTACGTGTTTACTATGCGACGACTGTCCGGACAACCTGGAGGCGTTACACCTCCTCCAGCACCGCAAAGCCGCCAACGGGGAGGCCGTGGACTCCGCAGCTCTGGACCCCTCGTTCGCTGATCTGCTCAGCGAGGCGGGGGTGACGCTGGAGGAGCCGCCTGTGGACgacctcctctcactcctcaaGACCTACTTTGCCTCCAACGCCAACCCCAGCGAGGAGGAGCTGGCGAAGATCTCAGAGTCTGTCAGTATTCCTGTGGATGTGGTCAGGAAGTGGTTTGCCAAGATGAACTCTGGAAAAAATGTGGGTAAATACCGCAATAACGCTACAGCCGTTTCCAAAAAGACTGAAACCGCCAACTCCAGCTCCGCCGACGCCTCCAATCAGaatggagaggcagaggaagacgGCGCCCAGGAAACATCCAACAAAGCCTCACCAGAATCTGGAAACGCTGCTCTGTCAGACTCTTCACCACTAAGCCTCAACGCCGGGGACCTTGTCATCATCAAAAGGGAGCCAGAGGACCCTGAGGCCCCCGACTCGCAGGCAGAGCCGCTTGACCTCTCCCTTCCCAAACATATCGCAGCGGCGTTGGAAACAAAAATGGCCGCGCCCCCCGTcaagcagcaggagcagcccCTGAACCTGACCTGCCTGAggaaggagcagctggagagtcGAACCGTCTACGTCACCACGCCGCAGACAGGAAGACCCGTCAACATCGTCACCGCAGCGCAGCTGCCCACGTTAGTGGCCATCGCCGGTCAGGGCACGGTGGGCTGTCTGAGCGCCATCAACACCACGTCCAAACGCACCATCCTCATCCCCCAGCTCACCTACACCTACGCCACTACGGCCGGCAGCGCCGCTGGAGCAAAGACCGTCGTGCTGAACGGCCATAAG caggagaagaagccGGACAGCAGCTCCGACAGCGTTTCCACAGCGGAGGAGCAGAACGACGCAGATTCGGCCACACTGATGAAGAAGCGGCGGCTGGAAAACGGCGTCTACCCCTGTGACCTTTGCTGCAAAGTCTTCCAGAAGGGCAGCTCCCTGCTCAGGCACAAATACGAACACACAG GAAAACGACCCCACGAGTGCAACGTCTGCAAGAAGgccttcaaacacaaacaccacctgATCGAACACTCGAGGCTGCACTCCGGCGAGAAACCCTACCAGTGTGACAAGTGCGGGAAGCGTTTCTCTCACTCTGGCTCGTACTCGCAGCACATGAACCACCGCTACTCCTACTGCAAGAAGGACGGGCCGGACTCCGGCTCCGGCTCCGGGTCTCGCAGGGCTCAGTCGGACCTCGGCAGCCCCGGCGCCGGACCGCAGTCGGACAGTCGGACCACGACCCCGCCCTCCCAGCTGGACTcagatgagagggagagcgaggaggacgaggacgacgAGGCCATGTGCATGGACGACATCCGGGTGGTGCAGGTGGACGACGGCGAGTGCGAGATCTACGAGGGCAACTTCGACGACGACGAGGAGGACGGcgaggagatggtggaggaggagacgacgagagaggaggaggcggggaaGGAGAAGCAGGACGAGGAGGTCGTTTGCGACGTGGTGGAGATCGAGCTGGGGGACGATCACATGGAGGAcgaagagatggaggaaggagaggaggaagaggcaagTGCAGATACGGAGGAGATGGCGGACTGTGAAGCGGATTCGGACAAAAGCATCAGGGAGGGCTCAGACGGCGCCGAACCCGCAGAGGAAGAGGTGACAAACGCCAAATAA
- the LOC143329052 gene encoding zinc finger E-box-binding homeobox 1-like isoform X3, with amino-acid sequence MSTCAVTDFNNGLEASSDSDDEDKLHIVEEDSLQEPEVANADGTTPQDGHDAAVAVLPHNGSLNGVKEECVSEEEEEEEVKDTLVEEILQQGDTAIIYPEAPEDEQSPAETGGADENGTPDSFSQLHTCPYCSRGYKRNASLKEHIKYRHETSEDNYSCSHCSYTFTYRSQLERHMSHHRGTREQRHVSQSTGGLEGTGGTRKFKCSECSKAFKYKHHLKEHLRIHSGEKPYECSNCKKRFSHSGSYSSHISSKKCVGAASPNGVPQLSIKSPPPTTQTTPVVIAPARVILKEKTESKPLQEQLPVTQIKSEPVEYECKTVMAAPATSAGTNGVVNGGTAQPAVVPAATLPQGVAMVVPTVGLMSPISINLNDLQNVLKVAMDGNVLRQVLGTANGVVTQGKQGIIVQQPQQQIISLPAFVDHDGTTKIIINYSISPAAATTATTQPAPPVAKNNPSPTVTAAAAPTPTKTDKPSTPEVADLTIVKTEPESVPIAETEAVTQTEVKTVQTSDAQTAPMPKVSSTSTCLLCDDCPDNLEALHLLQHRKAANGEAVDSAALDPSFADLLSEAGVTLEEPPVDDLLSLLKTYFASNANPSEEELAKISESVSIPVDVVRKWFAKMNSGKNVGKYRNNATAVSKKTETANSSSADASNQNGEAEEDGAQETSNKASPESGNAALSDSSPLSLNAGDLVIIKREPEDPEAPDSQAEPLDLSLPKHIAAALETKMAAPPVKQQEQPLNLTCLRKEQLESRTVYVTTPQTGRPVNIVTAAQLPTLVAIAGQGTVGCLSAINTTSKRTILIPQLTYTYATTAGSAAGAKTVVLNGHKQEKKPDSSSDSVSTAEEQNDADSATLMKKRRLENGVYPCDLCCKVFQKGSSLLRHKYEHTGKRPHECNVCKKAFKHKHHLIEHSRLHSGEKPYQCDKCGKRFSHSGSYSQHMNHRYSYCKKDGPDSGSGSGSRRAQSDLGSPGAGPQSDSRTTTPPSQLDSDERESEEDEDDEAMCMDDIRVVQVDDGECEIYEGNFDDDEEDGEEMVEEETTREEEAGKEKQDEEVVCDVVEIELGDDHMEDEEMEEGEEEEASADTEEMADCEADSDKSIREGSDGAEPAEEEVTNAK; translated from the exons tgaaagaagagtgtgtgtcagaagaggaggaggaggaggaggtgaaggacacTCTAGTGGAGGAGATTCTCCAGCAGGGAGACACAGCCATCATCTATCCTGAAGCCCCAGAGGATGAGCAGAGTCCGGCAGAGACAGGAGGCGCTGATGAAAACG GCACCCCAGACTCCTTCTCCCAGTTGCACACTTGCCCCTACTGCTCCCGGGGCTACAAGCGCAACGCCTCGCTGAAGGAGCACATCAAGTACCGGCACGAGACCAGCGAGGACAACTACAGCTGCTCGCACTGCAGCTACACCTTCACCTACCGCTCGCAGCTGGAGAGGCACATGAGCCACCACAGGGGCACCAGGGAGCAG CGTCACGTGTCCCAGTCGACAGGAGGATTAGAGGGAACAGGTGGAACCCGCAAGTTCAAGTGTAGCGAATGTTCCAAGGCCTTCAAGTATAAGCACCACCTGAAGGAGCACCTGCGCATTCACAGCG GTGAGAAACCATATGAGTGCTCAAACTGCAAGAAGCGATTCTCCCACTCAGGCTCCTACAGCTCCCACATCAGCAGCAAGAAGTGTGTGGGTGCAGCATCTCCGAATGGCGTCCCTCAGTTGTCAATCAAATCCCCTCCACCCACCACCCAGACCACGCCGGTTGTAATTGCTCCAGCCCGCGTCATCCTTAAAGAGAAGACTGAAAGCAAACCCCTCCAGGAGCAGCTCCCCGTCACCCAGATCAAATCTGAACCTGTGGAATACGAGTGCAAGACGGTGATGGCGGCACCGGCGACCTCAGCCGGTACCAACGGAGTGGTGAACGGGGGCACGGCGCAGCCAGCTGTGGTTCCAGCTGCGACGCTGCCTCAGGGTGTGGCGATGGTCGTCCCGACGGTCGGCCTGATGTCGCCCATCAGCATCAATCTGAATGACTTGCAGAATGTGCTCAAAGTGGCGATGGACGGAAACGTGCTCAGGCAGGTGCTGGGTACCGCGAACGGGGTGGTGACGCAGGGCAAGCAGGGGATTATCGTgcagcagccccagcagcagATCATCAGCCTGCCGGCCTTTGTGGATCACGACGGCACCACAAAGATCATCATCAACTACAGCATCAGCCCCGCGGCCGCCACCACTGCCACTACCCAGCCCGCGCCGCCTGTTGCCAAAAACAACCCCTCCCCCACTGTCACCGCTGCTgcagcccccacccccaccaaaACAGATAAACCCTCAACCCCAGAGGTGGCCGACCTCACCATCGTGAAGACGGAGCCAGAATCAGTGCCCATCGCGGAGACAGAGGCAGTCACGCAGACAGaagtgaaaactgttcagaCTTCAGACGCCCAAACAGCTCCGATGCCAAAAGTCAGCAGCACCAGTACGTGTTTACTATGCGACGACTGTCCGGACAACCTGGAGGCGTTACACCTCCTCCAGCACCGCAAAGCCGCCAACGGGGAGGCCGTGGACTCCGCAGCTCTGGACCCCTCGTTCGCTGATCTGCTCAGCGAGGCGGGGGTGACGCTGGAGGAGCCGCCTGTGGACgacctcctctcactcctcaaGACCTACTTTGCCTCCAACGCCAACCCCAGCGAGGAGGAGCTGGCGAAGATCTCAGAGTCTGTCAGTATTCCTGTGGATGTGGTCAGGAAGTGGTTTGCCAAGATGAACTCTGGAAAAAATGTGGGTAAATACCGCAATAACGCTACAGCCGTTTCCAAAAAGACTGAAACCGCCAACTCCAGCTCCGCCGACGCCTCCAATCAGaatggagaggcagaggaagacgGCGCCCAGGAAACATCCAACAAAGCCTCACCAGAATCTGGAAACGCTGCTCTGTCAGACTCTTCACCACTAAGCCTCAACGCCGGGGACCTTGTCATCATCAAAAGGGAGCCAGAGGACCCTGAGGCCCCCGACTCGCAGGCAGAGCCGCTTGACCTCTCCCTTCCCAAACATATCGCAGCGGCGTTGGAAACAAAAATGGCCGCGCCCCCCGTcaagcagcaggagcagcccCTGAACCTGACCTGCCTGAggaaggagcagctggagagtcGAACCGTCTACGTCACCACGCCGCAGACAGGAAGACCCGTCAACATCGTCACCGCAGCGCAGCTGCCCACGTTAGTGGCCATCGCCGGTCAGGGCACGGTGGGCTGTCTGAGCGCCATCAACACCACGTCCAAACGCACCATCCTCATCCCCCAGCTCACCTACACCTACGCCACTACGGCCGGCAGCGCCGCTGGAGCAAAGACCGTCGTGCTGAACGGCCATAAG caggagaagaagccGGACAGCAGCTCCGACAGCGTTTCCACAGCGGAGGAGCAGAACGACGCAGATTCGGCCACACTGATGAAGAAGCGGCGGCTGGAAAACGGCGTCTACCCCTGTGACCTTTGCTGCAAAGTCTTCCAGAAGGGCAGCTCCCTGCTCAGGCACAAATACGAACACACAG GAAAACGACCCCACGAGTGCAACGTCTGCAAGAAGgccttcaaacacaaacaccacctgATCGAACACTCGAGGCTGCACTCCGGCGAGAAACCCTACCAGTGTGACAAGTGCGGGAAGCGTTTCTCTCACTCTGGCTCGTACTCGCAGCACATGAACCACCGCTACTCCTACTGCAAGAAGGACGGGCCGGACTCCGGCTCCGGCTCCGGGTCTCGCAGGGCTCAGTCGGACCTCGGCAGCCCCGGCGCCGGACCGCAGTCGGACAGTCGGACCACGACCCCGCCCTCCCAGCTGGACTcagatgagagggagagcgaggaggacgaggacgacgAGGCCATGTGCATGGACGACATCCGGGTGGTGCAGGTGGACGACGGCGAGTGCGAGATCTACGAGGGCAACTTCGACGACGACGAGGAGGACGGcgaggagatggtggaggaggagacgacgagagaggaggaggcggggaaGGAGAAGCAGGACGAGGAGGTCGTTTGCGACGTGGTGGAGATCGAGCTGGGGGACGATCACATGGAGGAcgaagagatggaggaaggagaggaggaagaggcaagTGCAGATACGGAGGAGATGGCGGACTGTGAAGCGGATTCGGACAAAAGCATCAGGGAGGGCTCAGACGGCGCCGAACCCGCAGAGGAAGAGGTGACAAACGCCAAATAA
- the LOC143329052 gene encoding zinc finger E-box-binding homeobox 1-like isoform X2 has protein sequence MADGPRCKRRKQANPKRSSVTDFNNGLEASSDSDDEDKLHIVEEDSLQEPEVANADGTTPQDGHDAAVAVLPHNGSLNGVKEECVSEEEEEEEVKDTLVEEILQQGDTAIIYPEAPEDEQSPAETGGADENGTPDSFSQLHTCPYCSRGYKRNASLKEHIKYRHETSEDNYSCSHCSYTFTYRSQLERHMSHHRGTREQRHVSQSTGGLEGTGGTRKFKCSECSKAFKYKHHLKEHLRIHSGEKPYECSNCKKRFSHSGSYSSHISSKKCVGAASPNGVPQLSIKSPPPTTQTTPVVIAPARVILKEKTESKPLQEQLPVTQIKSEPVEYECKTVMAAPATSAGTNGVVNGGTAQPAVVPAATLPQGVAMVVPTVGLMSPISINLNDLQNVLKVAMDGNVLRQVLGTANGVVTQGKQGIIVQQPQQQIISLPAFVDHDGTTKIIINYSISPAAATTATTQPAPPVAKNNPSPTVTAAAAPTPTKTDKPSTPEVADLTIVKTEPESVPIAETEAVTQTEVKTVQTSDAQTAPMPKVSSTSTCLLCDDCPDNLEALHLLQHRKAANGEAVDSAALDPSFADLLSEAGVTLEEPPVDDLLSLLKTYFASNANPSEEELAKISESVSIPVDVVRKWFAKMNSGKNVGKYRNNATAVSKKTETANSSSADASNQNGEAEEDGAQETSNKASPESGNAALSDSSPLSLNAGDLVIIKREPEDPEAPDSQAEPLDLSLPKHIAAALETKMAAPPVKQQEQPLNLTCLRKEQLESRTVYVTTPQTGRPVNIVTAAQLPTLVAIAGQGTVGCLSAINTTSKRTILIPQLTYTYATTAGSAAGAKTVVLNGHKEKKPDSSSDSVSTAEEQNDADSATLMKKRRLENGVYPCDLCCKVFQKGSSLLRHKYEHTGKRPHECNVCKKAFKHKHHLIEHSRLHSGEKPYQCDKCGKRFSHSGSYSQHMNHRYSYCKKDGPDSGSGSGSRRAQSDLGSPGAGPQSDSRTTTPPSQLDSDERESEEDEDDEAMCMDDIRVVQVDDGECEIYEGNFDDDEEDGEEMVEEETTREEEAGKEKQDEEVVCDVVEIELGDDHMEDEEMEEGEEEEASADTEEMADCEADSDKSIREGSDGAEPAEEEVTNAK, from the exons tgaaagaagagtgtgtgtcagaagaggaggaggaggaggaggtgaaggacacTCTAGTGGAGGAGATTCTCCAGCAGGGAGACACAGCCATCATCTATCCTGAAGCCCCAGAGGATGAGCAGAGTCCGGCAGAGACAGGAGGCGCTGATGAAAACG GCACCCCAGACTCCTTCTCCCAGTTGCACACTTGCCCCTACTGCTCCCGGGGCTACAAGCGCAACGCCTCGCTGAAGGAGCACATCAAGTACCGGCACGAGACCAGCGAGGACAACTACAGCTGCTCGCACTGCAGCTACACCTTCACCTACCGCTCGCAGCTGGAGAGGCACATGAGCCACCACAGGGGCACCAGGGAGCAG CGTCACGTGTCCCAGTCGACAGGAGGATTAGAGGGAACAGGTGGAACCCGCAAGTTCAAGTGTAGCGAATGTTCCAAGGCCTTCAAGTATAAGCACCACCTGAAGGAGCACCTGCGCATTCACAGCG GTGAGAAACCATATGAGTGCTCAAACTGCAAGAAGCGATTCTCCCACTCAGGCTCCTACAGCTCCCACATCAGCAGCAAGAAGTGTGTGGGTGCAGCATCTCCGAATGGCGTCCCTCAGTTGTCAATCAAATCCCCTCCACCCACCACCCAGACCACGCCGGTTGTAATTGCTCCAGCCCGCGTCATCCTTAAAGAGAAGACTGAAAGCAAACCCCTCCAGGAGCAGCTCCCCGTCACCCAGATCAAATCTGAACCTGTGGAATACGAGTGCAAGACGGTGATGGCGGCACCGGCGACCTCAGCCGGTACCAACGGAGTGGTGAACGGGGGCACGGCGCAGCCAGCTGTGGTTCCAGCTGCGACGCTGCCTCAGGGTGTGGCGATGGTCGTCCCGACGGTCGGCCTGATGTCGCCCATCAGCATCAATCTGAATGACTTGCAGAATGTGCTCAAAGTGGCGATGGACGGAAACGTGCTCAGGCAGGTGCTGGGTACCGCGAACGGGGTGGTGACGCAGGGCAAGCAGGGGATTATCGTgcagcagccccagcagcagATCATCAGCCTGCCGGCCTTTGTGGATCACGACGGCACCACAAAGATCATCATCAACTACAGCATCAGCCCCGCGGCCGCCACCACTGCCACTACCCAGCCCGCGCCGCCTGTTGCCAAAAACAACCCCTCCCCCACTGTCACCGCTGCTgcagcccccacccccaccaaaACAGATAAACCCTCAACCCCAGAGGTGGCCGACCTCACCATCGTGAAGACGGAGCCAGAATCAGTGCCCATCGCGGAGACAGAGGCAGTCACGCAGACAGaagtgaaaactgttcagaCTTCAGACGCCCAAACAGCTCCGATGCCAAAAGTCAGCAGCACCAGTACGTGTTTACTATGCGACGACTGTCCGGACAACCTGGAGGCGTTACACCTCCTCCAGCACCGCAAAGCCGCCAACGGGGAGGCCGTGGACTCCGCAGCTCTGGACCCCTCGTTCGCTGATCTGCTCAGCGAGGCGGGGGTGACGCTGGAGGAGCCGCCTGTGGACgacctcctctcactcctcaaGACCTACTTTGCCTCCAACGCCAACCCCAGCGAGGAGGAGCTGGCGAAGATCTCAGAGTCTGTCAGTATTCCTGTGGATGTGGTCAGGAAGTGGTTTGCCAAGATGAACTCTGGAAAAAATGTGGGTAAATACCGCAATAACGCTACAGCCGTTTCCAAAAAGACTGAAACCGCCAACTCCAGCTCCGCCGACGCCTCCAATCAGaatggagaggcagaggaagacgGCGCCCAGGAAACATCCAACAAAGCCTCACCAGAATCTGGAAACGCTGCTCTGTCAGACTCTTCACCACTAAGCCTCAACGCCGGGGACCTTGTCATCATCAAAAGGGAGCCAGAGGACCCTGAGGCCCCCGACTCGCAGGCAGAGCCGCTTGACCTCTCCCTTCCCAAACATATCGCAGCGGCGTTGGAAACAAAAATGGCCGCGCCCCCCGTcaagcagcaggagcagcccCTGAACCTGACCTGCCTGAggaaggagcagctggagagtcGAACCGTCTACGTCACCACGCCGCAGACAGGAAGACCCGTCAACATCGTCACCGCAGCGCAGCTGCCCACGTTAGTGGCCATCGCCGGTCAGGGCACGGTGGGCTGTCTGAGCGCCATCAACACCACGTCCAAACGCACCATCCTCATCCCCCAGCTCACCTACACCTACGCCACTACGGCCGGCAGCGCCGCTGGAGCAAAGACCGTCGTGCTGAACGGCCATAAG gagaagaagccGGACAGCAGCTCCGACAGCGTTTCCACAGCGGAGGAGCAGAACGACGCAGATTCGGCCACACTGATGAAGAAGCGGCGGCTGGAAAACGGCGTCTACCCCTGTGACCTTTGCTGCAAAGTCTTCCAGAAGGGCAGCTCCCTGCTCAGGCACAAATACGAACACACAG GAAAACGACCCCACGAGTGCAACGTCTGCAAGAAGgccttcaaacacaaacaccacctgATCGAACACTCGAGGCTGCACTCCGGCGAGAAACCCTACCAGTGTGACAAGTGCGGGAAGCGTTTCTCTCACTCTGGCTCGTACTCGCAGCACATGAACCACCGCTACTCCTACTGCAAGAAGGACGGGCCGGACTCCGGCTCCGGCTCCGGGTCTCGCAGGGCTCAGTCGGACCTCGGCAGCCCCGGCGCCGGACCGCAGTCGGACAGTCGGACCACGACCCCGCCCTCCCAGCTGGACTcagatgagagggagagcgaggaggacgaggacgacgAGGCCATGTGCATGGACGACATCCGGGTGGTGCAGGTGGACGACGGCGAGTGCGAGATCTACGAGGGCAACTTCGACGACGACGAGGAGGACGGcgaggagatggtggaggaggagacgacgagagaggaggaggcggggaaGGAGAAGCAGGACGAGGAGGTCGTTTGCGACGTGGTGGAGATCGAGCTGGGGGACGATCACATGGAGGAcgaagagatggaggaaggagaggaggaagaggcaagTGCAGATACGGAGGAGATGGCGGACTGTGAAGCGGATTCGGACAAAAGCATCAGGGAGGGCTCAGACGGCGCCGAACCCGCAGAGGAAGAGGTGACAAACGCCAAATAA